The following are from one region of the Siniperca chuatsi isolate FFG_IHB_CAS linkage group LG21, ASM2008510v1, whole genome shotgun sequence genome:
- the LOC122868333 gene encoding HMG domain-containing protein 3 isoform X2, which yields MDYRYQEWRDGLHNFNDRVILTLELCLYMRHGLQSHVSVSRMISCLESFRGQKFPAVNIIFRAYCHFEALNNTEYSYSCVICGFFPAVVTMDLHRSRGAKLEVSELKTPPEDFDGQHNIEDFWDSVHLEMISQGFFPSSSTNPFVVHPCYEHWAPWIGKETRKSDSVLNTEFKKIPTSETEGELSSVTADRLCDELLKQNEATLQHLCKSCGVEASGSRADLIFRLREKLKNQQTYVNVYQSIWGASGGWSVVACPHGIVYSLKFNLLTESPRDFADLLLSWKHFPNVCLYDSAHGLATHTNSRVADNPPFHPHEGKPAAPTKENLAKAVCRKLKVPLPWLREKLENSEENGHPITGTSHHYALHDKLHQSNTKDPHDALRRVDLVPELQDYVKSKAVKHLFADMRKNSYFLNSMAPSTHMFLMRNLIEYRNAFCNTQLMEIQLK from the exons ATGGACTACCGGTACCAGGAGTGGCGAGATGGTCTCCACAACTTCAATGACCGTGTCATTCTGACTCTAGAGCTTTGCCTCTATATGCGGCATGGCTTACAG agTCATGTGTCAGTGTCCAGAATGATCAGTTGTTTGGAGAGTTTTCGGGGCCAAAAATTTCCTGCGGTTAACATCATTTTCCGAGCATATTGTCACTTTGAGGCACTAAACAACACAGAGTACAGTTACTCCTGTGTAATTTGTGGCTTTTTCCCTGCTGTTGTCACCATGGACCTCCACAGAAGCAGAGGAGCCAAACTGGAGG TGAGTGAGCTAAAAACACCCCCTGAAGACTTTGATGGACAACACAACATAGAGGACTTCTGGGACTCTGTACATCTGGAAATGATTAGTCAAGGCTTTTTTCCCA gcTCCTCAACAAATCCATTTGTGGTTCATCCATGTTATGAACACTGGGCTCCTTGGATTGGGAAGGAAACCCGCAAATCTGATAGTGTCCTCAACACCGAATTCAAAAAGATTCCAACAtctgagacagagggagaactGAGCAGTGTAACTGCAGACCGCCTTTGTGACGAGTTGCTCAAACAAAAT GAAGCAACTCTCCAACATCTGTGCAAAAGTTGCGGTGTTGAAGCGAGTGGATCTCGTGCAGATTTGATCTTCCGGCTGAGGGAGAAACTGAAGAATCAGCAGACCTATGTCAATGTGTATCAGTCTATTTGGGGTGCCTCTG gTGGATGGTCTGTAGTTGCATGCCCACATGGCATTGTTTACAGTCTAAAATTCAACCTGCTGACAGAAAGTCCAAGAGATTTCGCCGACCTTCTTTTGTCATGGAAACATTTCCCAAATGTCTGCCTGTATGACTCTGCACATGGTttggcaacacacacaaattcacgaGTTGCTGACAATCCCCCATTTCATCCACATGAAGGAAAACCAGCTGCCCCCACAAAGGAGAACTTGGCTAAAGCTGTTTGTCGAAAACTGAAAGTGCCCCTGCCATGGCTCAGAGAAAAATTAGAGAATTCAGAAGAAAATGGACATCCAATAACTGGGACAAGCCACCATTATGCACTTCATGACAAACTCCATCAGAGTAACACAAAAGACCCACATGATGCGTTGCGAAGGGTTGATCTTGTACCTGAACTCCAGGATTATGTAAAAAGTAAGGCAGTGAAACATCTTTTTGCTGACATGAGaaaaaacagttattttctcaACAGCATGGCACCCTCCACACACATGTTCCTGATGAGAAACCTGATCGAATACAGGAACGCATTTTGTAACACACAACTTATGGAAATCCAGTTAAAGTGA
- the LOC122868333 gene encoding uncharacterized protein LOC122868333 isoform X1 — protein MVKIHPSIVQVGGRFEIQSPNLSKTLFHCLLCPKFKPTSSRKIQRHMDAHIKTALHVQDNIICRCNQQCRPVGHYHCPYCEKTIIRKECMETHVFGCQNKPPPPLTLAPPLFPLASSQLCIPASQEITRLPCPPTISAEPPSPSATSALPDLEPHSTPLDLLEEPMESNASAVDQDHCYTLPLPVSLHSPIASPVSDDIPSASQPEASSTDACSPEASVEAAAASYDTVKLPSYGVRSLKLVWCPHCSLRLYKKNLGAHIQRKHAGLKDITAASHLKNVCVDETRGIFAVQKVSHGFSVPIHVQRKTWGNHHQIRCGLEECHKYQSLAKQSGLIYSLCEHIRSLDYCSKIAHEEFLKPGVLEELVSLHIVEESMMATCKLRQKAAEKDHMPFSVLVDLGGSTHQLCLSVHEAKIRTFSCFGRVIVTFNLKKHTWHCPCTNPHKSCPHKSIGKWHIFQTRKDLLPAATQETSHSYIHPATTELERSVRYTFAEKKIPAMLPGDATAPRALTDYPVCLIPTEETCKLCLGHPRLEDGFLITDKAAIVGMSGVNHNISTYNKRCPQCHMDYRYQEWRDGLHNFNDRVILTLELCLYMRHGLQSHVSVSRMISCLESFRGQKFPAVNIIFRAYCHFEALNNTEYSYSCVICGFFPAVVTMDLHRSRGAKLEVSELKTPPEDFDGQHNIEDFWDSVHLEMISQGFFPSSSTNPFVVHPCYEHWAPWIGKETRKSDSVLNTEFKKIPTSETEGELSSVTADRLCDELLKQNEATLQHLCKSCGVEASGSRADLIFRLREKLKNQQTYVNVYQSIWGASGGWSVVACPHGIVYSLKFNLLTESPRDFADLLLSWKHFPNVCLYDSAHGLATHTNSRVADNPPFHPHEGKPAAPTKENLAKAVCRKLKVPLPWLREKLENSEENGHPITGTSHHYALHDKLHQSNTKDPHDALRRVDLVPELQDYVKSKAVKHLFADMRKNSYFLNSMAPSTHMFLMRNLIEYRNAFCNTQLMEIQLK, from the exons ATGGTCAAA ATCCACCCATCAATTGTTCAGGTGGGGGGCCGGTTCGAAATACAGTCCCCAAATCTCAGCAAGACATTGTTTCACTGCCTTCTGTGTCCCAAATTCAAGCCAACTAGCAGCAGGAAGATCCAGAGACACATGGATGCCCATATCAAGACTGCATTGCATGTTCAAG ACAACATCATTTGCAGATGCAACCAGCAGTGCAGACCAGTGGGTCATTATCACTGCCCCTACTGTGAAAAAACAATTATACGGAAGGAATGTATGGAAACTCATGTTTTTGGATGCCAAAATAAACCTCCCCCACCGCTGACATTGGCACCACCCTTATTTCCATTAGCATCATCACAGCTGTGCATTCCTGCTTCCCAGGAGATTACAAGACTCCCATGTCCTCCTACGATTTCAGCAGAACCCCCTTCTCCATCTGCGACATCAGCATTACCTGACTTAGAGCCTCATTCAACCCCCCTGGATCTGCTGGAGGAGCCCATGGAGTCTAATGCATCAGCAGTAGATCAAGACCATTGTTACACGCTTCCACTCCCAGTTTCTCTCCACTCCCCTATAGCTTCACCAGTATCCGATGATATTCCCTCAGCTTCACAACCAGAGGCCTCTAGCACAGATGCCTGTTCACCTGAGGCGTCAGTCGAGGCTGCTGCAGCGTCTTACGACACAGTGAAACTGCCATCTTACGGTGTCAGAAGTTTAAAGTTGGTGTGGTGCCCTCACTGCTCGCTTCGTCTTTACAAGAAAAACCTGGGTGCCCATATACAGAGGAAGCATGCAGGGCTAAAGGATATTACTGCTGCTTCACatctaaaaaatgtatgtgttgaTGAAACACGGGGAATATTTGCTGTCCAAAAAGTTTCTCATGGGTTCTCTGTGCCGATACATGTACAACGTAAAACATGGGGAAATCATCATCAGATAAGGTGTGGGTTGGAGGAATGTCATAAGTATCAGTCGCTTGCAAAGCAGAGTGGGCTAATTTACAGTCTGTGTGAGCACATTCGATCACTGGATTACTGCAGCAAGATTGCGCACGAGGAGTTTCTTAAACCAGGGGTTCTTGAAGAGTTGGTGTCTCTGCATATTGTCGAAGAATCTATGATGGCAACCTGCAAATTGAGGCAAAAAGCAGCGGAGAAAGACCACATGCCTTTTTCTGTGTTGGTGGATTTGGGAGGTTCCACACATcaactttgtctctctgttcatGAGGCCAAAATACGCACTTTCTCCTGCTTTGGCAGAGTTATAGTCACTTTTAACTTGAAAAAACACACCTGGCATTGCCCCTGTACAAACCCTCATAAATCATGTCCACATAAGAGCATCGGTAAATGGCACATATTCCAAACCAGGAAAGATCTCCTGCCTGCAGCAACTCAAGAGACATCTCACTCTTATATTCATCCTGCTACCACTGAGCTGGAGAGAAGTGTGAGATACACTTTTGCAGAGAAGAAAATACCAGCAATGCTTCCTGGAGACGCCACAGCTCCAAGAGCTCTGACAGATTATCCTGTATGTTTGATTCCTACTGAAGAAACATGCAAGCTCTGTCTAGGCCATCCCAGACTAGAAGATGGTTTTCTCATTACAGACAAAGCTGCAATAGTAGGCATGAGCGGTGTAAATCACA ACATCTCGACCTATAATAAAAGATGCCCCCAATGCCACATGGACTACCGGTACCAGGAGTGGCGAGATGGTCTCCACAACTTCAATGACCGTGTCATTCTGACTCTAGAGCTTTGCCTCTATATGCGGCATGGCTTACAG agTCATGTGTCAGTGTCCAGAATGATCAGTTGTTTGGAGAGTTTTCGGGGCCAAAAATTTCCTGCGGTTAACATCATTTTCCGAGCATATTGTCACTTTGAGGCACTAAACAACACAGAGTACAGTTACTCCTGTGTAATTTGTGGCTTTTTCCCTGCTGTTGTCACCATGGACCTCCACAGAAGCAGAGGAGCCAAACTGGAGG TGAGTGAGCTAAAAACACCCCCTGAAGACTTTGATGGACAACACAACATAGAGGACTTCTGGGACTCTGTACATCTGGAAATGATTAGTCAAGGCTTTTTTCCCA gcTCCTCAACAAATCCATTTGTGGTTCATCCATGTTATGAACACTGGGCTCCTTGGATTGGGAAGGAAACCCGCAAATCTGATAGTGTCCTCAACACCGAATTCAAAAAGATTCCAACAtctgagacagagggagaactGAGCAGTGTAACTGCAGACCGCCTTTGTGACGAGTTGCTCAAACAAAAT GAAGCAACTCTCCAACATCTGTGCAAAAGTTGCGGTGTTGAAGCGAGTGGATCTCGTGCAGATTTGATCTTCCGGCTGAGGGAGAAACTGAAGAATCAGCAGACCTATGTCAATGTGTATCAGTCTATTTGGGGTGCCTCTG gTGGATGGTCTGTAGTTGCATGCCCACATGGCATTGTTTACAGTCTAAAATTCAACCTGCTGACAGAAAGTCCAAGAGATTTCGCCGACCTTCTTTTGTCATGGAAACATTTCCCAAATGTCTGCCTGTATGACTCTGCACATGGTttggcaacacacacaaattcacgaGTTGCTGACAATCCCCCATTTCATCCACATGAAGGAAAACCAGCTGCCCCCACAAAGGAGAACTTGGCTAAAGCTGTTTGTCGAAAACTGAAAGTGCCCCTGCCATGGCTCAGAGAAAAATTAGAGAATTCAGAAGAAAATGGACATCCAATAACTGGGACAAGCCACCATTATGCACTTCATGACAAACTCCATCAGAGTAACACAAAAGACCCACATGATGCGTTGCGAAGGGTTGATCTTGTACCTGAACTCCAGGATTATGTAAAAAGTAAGGCAGTGAAACATCTTTTTGCTGACATGAGaaaaaacagttattttctcaACAGCATGGCACCCTCCACACACATGTTCCTGATGAGAAACCTGATCGAATACAGGAACGCATTTTGTAACACACAACTTATGGAAATCCAGTTAAAGTGA